The Caulifigura coniformis genome includes a region encoding these proteins:
- a CDS encoding sulfatase family protein — MRSLLACLVVFAVTFSSAAVAQERLPNLIIINCDDLGYGDVGCYGSTKQKTPNIDRLAAEGMKLTSFYSTSGVCTPSRTSLMTGCYPRRVSMHTNGVGYWVLFPGNARGLHPDETTIAEVAKSKGYATMCIGKWHLGDQPAFLPTKQGFDHYFGIPFSNDMGQLRADGKMDNTRLPTPLMRDETVIEQEPDQTHLTRRYTNEAVSFMEKNVDRPFFLYLPHAFPHWPHYASEKFKGKSANGVYGDCIEEVDWSTGIITRALVDMGLDRHTIVLFTSDNGGVFRHGASNAPLKAGKATSFEGGHRVPGILWAPGRIKAGQVGDKIVTMMDILPTFAATIGAPLPERKIDGYDQRPLLNDPSARSPYDESGYLYYFEGYVQAVRSGAWKLRVAKDGPKQTSVELDRPELYNLDQDPGESTNVADQNPEIIARLLPMIEKARHEIGHGDKDGTEQRKPGLVDNPTPLTRRAS; from the coding sequence ATGCGCTCACTGCTCGCCTGCCTCGTCGTGTTCGCCGTCACATTTTCCTCGGCCGCCGTCGCTCAGGAGCGTCTGCCCAACCTGATCATCATCAACTGCGACGACCTCGGCTACGGCGATGTCGGCTGCTACGGCTCGACAAAACAGAAGACGCCCAACATCGACCGCCTCGCGGCCGAAGGAATGAAGCTCACGAGCTTCTACTCCACCAGCGGCGTCTGCACGCCCAGCCGTACGAGTCTGATGACCGGCTGTTATCCGCGGCGCGTCTCGATGCACACCAACGGCGTGGGCTACTGGGTGCTGTTCCCCGGTAACGCCCGCGGCCTGCACCCGGACGAGACGACCATCGCTGAAGTCGCGAAGTCGAAAGGCTACGCGACGATGTGTATCGGAAAGTGGCACCTGGGCGACCAGCCTGCGTTCCTCCCGACGAAGCAGGGCTTCGATCACTACTTCGGCATCCCGTTCTCCAACGACATGGGACAACTTCGCGCCGACGGCAAGATGGACAACACCAGGCTGCCGACGCCGCTGATGCGCGACGAAACCGTGATCGAGCAGGAACCCGACCAGACCCATCTCACGCGGCGCTACACAAACGAAGCGGTCTCCTTCATGGAAAAGAATGTCGATCGGCCGTTCTTCCTCTACCTGCCCCATGCGTTCCCGCACTGGCCCCACTACGCCAGCGAGAAGTTCAAAGGAAAGAGCGCGAACGGCGTGTATGGCGACTGCATCGAAGAGGTCGACTGGAGCACGGGGATCATCACGCGCGCCCTCGTCGACATGGGGCTGGATCGGCACACGATCGTGCTGTTCACCTCCGACAACGGCGGGGTTTTCCGGCATGGCGCCAGCAACGCACCCCTGAAGGCCGGCAAGGCGACCAGCTTTGAAGGGGGACATCGCGTTCCCGGAATTCTCTGGGCGCCAGGACGGATCAAGGCCGGACAGGTTGGCGACAAGATCGTCACCATGATGGACATCCTGCCGACTTTCGCGGCGACGATCGGCGCGCCGCTGCCGGAACGGAAGATCGACGGCTACGACCAGCGCCCGCTGCTCAACGATCCGTCCGCCCGATCGCCCTACGATGAATCCGGCTATCTCTACTACTTCGAAGGCTACGTCCAGGCAGTTCGCAGCGGAGCGTGGAAGCTTCGTGTCGCGAAAGACGGGCCGAAGCAGACCAGCGTCGAACTCGACAGGCCCGAGCTTTACAACCTCGACCAGGATCCGGGCGAATCGACAAACGTCGCGGACCAGAACCCCGAGATCATCGCCCGGCTGCTGCCGATGATCGAGAAAGCCCGCCATGAAATCGGCCACGGCGACAAGGATGGAACCGAGCAACGCAAGCCGGGGCTGGTCGACAATCCAACGCCGCTCACCCGGCGAGCGTCGTGA
- a CDS encoding PQQ-binding-like beta-propeller repeat protein — protein sequence MRFVTSLLCGLVIFAPSASADEFSEKKSKNWHQWRGPLATGVAPEADPPTEWSATKNVKWVARIPGFGKSSPIVWDDRVFLTSAIDTGEVVPGATKPEDQPERRFDIKFPHTKYRFVVDCLDRNTGKFLWQQTAVEELPHEGHHGDNSHASASATTDGKRLYVSFGSRGMYCYDLDGKKLWEHKLPNVETRLSFGEGSSPVVHGDTVILVRDNETASTILALDAATGETRWQKPRDETSAWATPLIVEAAGKTQVVTNSSNRVRSYDLKTGDVIWECGGQVSNVTPSPVPVGNDVICMSGYRGSVAMRLPLDATGDITGTSKIVWKYDQDTPYVPSPLLVDGRLFFNKLNNAILTVLDSETGKVVRGPERMQGLKSLYASPVSAAGRVYFTSREGTTVVYKLGDDLEVLSTNTVEDLVDASAAPVGKQLFLRGKDVLYCFENGGS from the coding sequence ATGCGATTTGTGACTTCGCTGCTGTGTGGTCTGGTGATTTTCGCCCCGTCTGCTTCGGCCGACGAGTTCTCCGAGAAAAAATCGAAGAACTGGCATCAGTGGCGCGGGCCGCTCGCCACCGGCGTCGCGCCCGAGGCCGATCCACCGACCGAATGGAGCGCGACGAAGAACGTCAAATGGGTCGCCCGGATTCCAGGCTTCGGCAAATCGTCGCCGATTGTCTGGGACGACCGGGTCTTCCTGACGAGCGCGATCGACACGGGCGAAGTCGTTCCGGGCGCGACGAAGCCGGAGGACCAGCCCGAGCGGCGTTTCGATATCAAGTTCCCGCACACGAAGTACCGCTTCGTCGTGGACTGCCTCGATCGGAACACGGGGAAGTTTCTCTGGCAGCAGACCGCCGTCGAGGAATTGCCGCACGAAGGGCATCATGGCGACAACTCGCATGCGTCGGCGTCGGCGACGACGGACGGGAAGCGGCTGTACGTCTCCTTCGGCTCACGCGGGATGTACTGCTACGACCTGGATGGGAAGAAGTTGTGGGAACACAAGCTCCCGAACGTCGAAACGCGGCTCAGCTTCGGTGAAGGCAGCTCGCCCGTCGTTCACGGCGACACGGTCATTCTCGTTCGCGACAACGAAACGGCCTCCACGATTCTCGCGCTCGATGCCGCCACCGGCGAAACGCGCTGGCAAAAGCCGCGCGACGAAACGAGCGCCTGGGCGACCCCGCTGATCGTCGAAGCCGCCGGGAAAACGCAGGTCGTCACGAATTCGAGCAACCGGGTCCGCAGCTACGATCTGAAGACGGGCGACGTGATCTGGGAATGTGGCGGGCAGGTGTCGAACGTCACTCCGTCTCCCGTTCCCGTCGGCAACGACGTGATCTGCATGAGCGGCTACCGCGGCTCGGTCGCGATGCGGCTGCCGCTCGATGCGACCGGCGACATCACCGGCACGTCGAAAATCGTCTGGAAGTACGACCAGGATACGCCCTACGTGCCGTCGCCGCTGCTTGTCGATGGCCGGCTGTTTTTCAACAAGCTCAACAACGCGATCCTCACCGTGCTTGATTCCGAAACGGGCAAGGTCGTCCGAGGTCCCGAGCGGATGCAGGGGCTGAAGAGCCTGTATGCCTCGCCGGTCTCCGCCGCCGGTCGCGTCTACTTCACCAGCCGGGAAGGGACGACCGTCGTCTACAAGCTGGGAGACGACCTCGAAGTGCTCTCGACGAACACGGTCGAAGACCTGGTCGACGCCTCTGCCGCTCCCGTGGGAAAGCAGTTGTTCCTGCGGGGCAAGGACGTGCTCTACTGCTTTGAGAACGGCGGATCGTGA